Part of the Echeneis naucrates chromosome 1, fEcheNa1.1, whole genome shotgun sequence genome, CAGGAAACTCGTGAGCAACATGAATGGAGTCACTTTCGTAGTGACAGTTTACAGGAAACGTAGTTTACCGCTTAGATATTAATAAATCTAATAGAATTAGATTAACCTCCCAATCAATACGCTCAGATTGTTTACCTGCTCATGACAGACTGTAATGTGTAATATTGGGGATATTACACCTGTTACTATTGTTGTAGTTTGCACCTGCCCTGtggaaaacataaataatgaattcattgaCTTCAGTCCTACAGGCTGTGGTAGAGAAAACAGCTAccatattttaaacatttatgtatGCAGGGGCCGGCCCAGTCTGTACTCCTCTTCATAAAGCCCCTTTATTCTCCCCACAGGTTACAATGCAGTTCCTTGGCCGTTTGTTGGACACAGTCTCCTCTGTATCAACCCTCTTCACCAACCCTTACCGGGTCCGTGATGTGCAGCTGTCTGACTACGGCGGAGGAGGCAAAGTCTTGCTGAAAGAGGAGGGACGCATTGTCCTGTATAGAAACAATCAGTGTCAGTCTTGGGACTGTCTGCTGATGTGCCCGGAGACGCCGACTGTGGTTCTGAGGTCAGTGTTGATAACATCACAGGATGTCATTTGTTGTGTAATACAGCCACAGGACTAGGTTTAAATGTTGAAATCCAGATCTGTTTAGTTGCATCTAATCTTGTGGCACCATGCAGATTTGGTTTATTTGATTTAGTTTAGCCCGGAAACCGATAAAGTGGTTGAAGGTGAGTGAATGACTGATTTAGTTTAGACCCATCTTGACCTGCACTGTTGCTTAACTAGAGAGCCAAAGCCCTTTTACTTGAATGAGTTAGTGTCAGTAATCCGTGACTCACAGATGTGAGAAGCAGGTTTGTGTAATGGAGCCAAAAGTATTGCCTATGATGAAAATTTGTTGCTGGTCACCAGCAAATAGTTTACTTACTTTAAAAACCTGAGCATAAGTGCCTCAGtatcacagcaacaacaaaaatttgTATTCCTGATGCACATAAAAACTCATTAGCAGAGGggaacaaaacagaaagttgaACAATACAACATATTTACTCgaggtgggaatcttttactatctcacgattcgattAGATTtcgatttttggggctatgatttgattcaaaatcgCTTTCcaattcaaaacgatttgattcataatgatttctgcttcaaccaaaggatcctcatgatctactccagtaTGCTTTGCAAGATAGAATGACGAATGGAGACAATAAAGtccctttttcacatttattaagttttaaacatttatccatgcttacaTGCAATtgttgcaaaaataaaagtgtctctttataaaaaagaaaaatagtgcagttaaacatgagTTCTCAAAGTGCTcaatcctcattttgcaaactgTGCATACTGTAAAGCTCATGTCAAGTTTGGTCTTCCTGGGCATTaagtaaatagggccctataaaatctgtgatcatgaaaaaactgaattcatcataaacacggaataacacagaactggctgacattttatattaataataattattaataaaaaggaacgtatctgttgGAAAAATGCTCAGAGGGGTTCGCTAATAATGCACGCCCACCTAcccatcaatcaatcaatcaatcaatcaatcaatcaataaattgattgattggttcattgaatgaatgaatgaatgaatgaatgaagaaagaaatgaccTGACTTGACCTGAGcggtgacctgagcagcatggtggtgcaGTGCTTAGTGCTGCTGCCCTGTAATAAGAAGGATTTCCTGTTAATTTTCATGAATCTAAAGACTGCTCTTCCCAAACCAGGCTATTCCAGGTGGCGTCAGAGGAAGATGCCATGAACTGGTTTCCGCAGTATGCCCTGAAGCTTCGACCGTTCTATGAGACGCTTCctctgaagactgagaccaccCAGCCAATTGTGGACAGCATTCGCAACCACCCGGACTGGAGCTCTGCTCACATCGCTGTGGAGACAGGACTGAGGGAGTGTCTGAAACATAATTATGTTCAGAGGTAAGACTGAATGTGCTGATCTTCATTCTGAGAGGTACTTGCATCTTGTCAGAGGTAGAGAGCAAACAATTCTCGTATATAATTGATGGATGGCTGCCTTGAAGGAAGGAAACTCCTTATTTAATTATACGATGGAAAATGAGTTCAGTTACGAAAACATGTGAAATGACCTGTCTCATCACCAGAGCTGTTTTTAAATtctcaaaaagtaaaaaaaagcaTGTCAGTCCTTGCCGCCTTGAAATTTACCTATCATCTTCTTGCCTCCAGTCAGATCAACGCTCGGGATGCATCAGGGCAGACACCACTGCATGTAGCATGTGAGCGGGGTGACTTGATGTGTGTGAAGGAACTATTGGAGGAAAGCCAGGCTCGCACTGACATCCGAGACCGCAATGGAGAGACCCCCATGCATTTCGCTGCCAAGCAGGATTCTCCTCAAATCATTCAGGTTTTTGACATTGAAGAATATTTCATGACAGGAAATGTTGGAATATATGATATAATTAGTATATTCAGTATATTCCAGATGGGCCCAAGCCGACTGCTTAATAGCACTCCTTTCTTCCACCATACTGTCTCCTAATCCAGATCCTGTGCTCGCGGCTGTGTGCAGGGGTGAATGAGttgaacaacaacaaggaaACTCCACTCCACGTGGCCTGCCGTCTGGGCCGTGTGGAGGCCGTCAAAGCTCTGTTGGATGGTGGCGCCAAGTGCAACGTCATTGGTGGCACCGGCTACCCCATCCACAATGCCATGAAGTACAGTGAGAAGGGGTGAGTAGGGAaagggtgatgatgatgacttaCAACATGGAGTTAGTTTTATCTCTTCTGGCGTCTGTGGTGTAACTGCTGTAATTCACAGTCAGGCCGGGCCAGCTTTAGTGTTGCAACATTTCGAGCAAATGCACTGTCCCCATTTAACTGCTTTTTGTGTAGCTGCAGGACAACATTCCTGGAGCTGGAACTGATTCTCCTTTCATCCCAGTGATGGTCTTACCCGGTTTAACAGGGTGTAATTTTACTGGaacaagtttttaaaatatgccTACAGGTCATGGATTTGTGAACTTAAATTAGCATATAACAGTAATGAGGGCTACAAAAGTACCTTTGTTTTCCTTAGCTAAGTAAAATTGGGCGATAATGGCAGCTATTGAAGTATTCTTCCATAGGTTTGAAAACAGCACTTCTATGGAATCCACACCTCTGGgctgaaaacaggagaaagagttgctattttgaaaatcttctgtttaaatatgaaacaaagaACAAGGCAATTTCTGGGAAGTATGATTTTGATGATTGTGATTTatgttctttatttcatttagagTAAATTGTCCTTTCAATTTGTGTTTGCCTCTCAGCTGCATGGAGGAGATCCTTAAAGCAGACCCAGGCCAACTTCAGGCTGAAGACTCTTTGTATGGGGGGACGCCTCTACACTGGGCCAAGACTTCTGAGGTGAAAATTATTATGGGTTTTGTGGTTAGATGGTCCaaaatgaatatttgtgttCTAGTGGGAAACATCCAGAGAAGTGAACATGTTGATGCTTTGATGAAAAGTTAATGGAGGTTTGACCTCTGTGAGCAAAGAAGTTGGAGGACACAGTGAAACCTTTAATCCTGCACACATTTATGGCACAACTCCACCACGATGGTTGCCtgtatgttttcagttttcctccCCCTAGGGTGCTCTGGTCTCCTAAACCAAAACATCAGTGTTTGGAAGTAGAAAGGTCTCAGCAAGAGTTTATGAGGACTAAATTAATGcttgctgtcaaaaaaaaaaaaaaaaagactctctCTGTGCCAGATGTGTCGGATTCTACTGGAGCATGGCTGTTTGGTGAACTACCTCAGTAGGACTGGAGAAACTGCCCTCCACATTTTGACCAAGAGGGGTCGCTTTGAGGCGGCCATGGTGTTACTCACCCACGGAGCAAATGCCAACCTGAGGGGCCAGGATGGGAACACAGCCCTTCACCTGGCTATGAAGGTTGGTGTACAGAATATATCTGTAATCATATGTTccatccaaaaacaaacaacctcccTCTGCCTCAGAAAGTTTGATTAAATTGCAAAGAAGGTGGTGACCATTTGggggaagagggggaaaaaacagaaagattaCAGGAGTTTCAACTCTTCCTAAATCCATTGAACATTGCAGATTGATaacatttgaaagaaaatcTAAAGTCAAGAAAATCCACTTCCTAGTTTTAAGTAATGTCTTGAAACATATCTTTAGCATATGACTTTTACTGCTTAATATGACTCTTTATATTGCTGTAACTGTTGTTTTGAAAGATGCTGTATAAAGTGACATCTTGCTGTGGAGATGTTTTTTTATCAGTATCCTTTGTTCTATATCACATGATGTGCTAATCAGATGGACCACATGGAGCTCATCAAAGCTCTGATCGTGTTTGGTGCTGATGTGAAGATCCACAACGACCTGGGGGAAACTCCTGGACTGATTGCTGCTCGGACTAGCAAAGGTAAATGAGGCAGGCGGGTGTGGCGAGGGTGAAAAAGAGCATTAAAGAGAGTGAGATGTAATACAATACAAGTGGATAGAAGCTACTGAGCCTCATATCAAACCTGTGTGACATAGTCAGCTGTCTTATTTTAAAAGCATGTGTTCTGCAATAGATGGGAGAGTCTCTGCATGAAAATGGTTTGGTATGTAATGAGTCATGTTGAAAATGTACAAACTTACAAGTTCTAATGAATAATTCTGTTTTACAGCTCCAACTAATACATTGGCTGATGACTGGTTATATACTTGTAGAGctttaaatgcatttgaaaAGCACTATATAGAGTTTCACTGCTCCATTATGTGAGATAAAATTGTTCACCATCATGGAATAAGATGGAATCTGTTTAAGGCGGGTGAGTAGcgtctgaaaatattttatccaCTGAAGCAAAAAGTCTTAGTACGAACACTTCAGAAAGTAATCCTCTTACACAATTACATTTAATGTGGATGTATTACAACAGTTTCATAATTTAAAGGTGCAGAGTTTCTTTTGCTACGTAAGCTTATAGTCTGCAGTGCAGTGAGGAAAACAACTTGGCTCCTTCTGCATTAGTCTTTTGTCTTCTTGATGTAACATTACTACATTAGCATAACTGTTGTTTGCACATGGAGATGGCTGTGTGAAACCACTGAATGAAGGAGAGTGAAGGAGACAGGGTAGtaaattgattttgtgtttaGTTGTTTATAGATCTTGAAAATGCACGATGATTGCTAATAGCTTGCTTATCTTCTTGCTGTCTCTTTATCTCTTGTTATCACTCATCCTCTCCCTGTCAActagatctctctctctctctccccctctctctaaTTTTTGTGGCGTGTGCATGTCTGACATATGcttgcgtgtgtttgtttttgtgttaacaTGAAAGGTCCTAATAGAAAGATACTGCTGGACATGCTGTGTAGTGTAGGGGTCCAGAattgcctccctccctcccctggcAGTCCTCCCCCCATCTCCTACAACGCCAAGTCTCAAGGCATAGGTAACAGTATTGTCCCTGACCTTTATCTCcctttcactgttttctgtttctcactttATGCCGTTCAAATAGAATAAAGATTTGGCAGTGCAACTACTTTTTTGTGATAATTTAGGATCGTCTTCAATGcctaaaatactgaaaaaacatatgaaaatggAGTTCAGTCTTCTTTCCCATTTAAAATAGtgaacagtttttatttgacatgtttAAGTGGGCAGCATCTACCTGCTGTTAAACTGTGGAGGACACGGGTTATGCAGGTATAGCTGaattatttctgacatttttctgctttctttcagTCAATAGCTGAACTTGTTGCATGTTTAATGTGAAAGTTCAAATTTAAaacccccatttttttttttttttttttttgtagaatgGCCAGTTatcccttttttctttattgtattGTGTTCTGTATTGTGTAATCAATACGGACCCTGCCTGTTGGCATAAtacaaaacagctgctgtgattggctgacaggTTTTGAGGACATCATTAATATGGGGGCTGCAATCGGTGCGATGAGCAGAGGCACATCTGAAGTAGACAACtctaaaatgggaaaaaaaaacaagtaagtAGAAGCATGTGTAAATGTTATTAGGATGTGAAAGATGGAGTCATAGAGATTTATCtttgtgttaatatttaatttaattttatttgtccCCTTTTTTATATCATGGTTATGTAAAAGACACCACAGATTCTAAAAATTACTATGAAAGCATAAAGAAGGTAACTACTTTATTTTTACAATCAAGCATTTTTAATGGATCAGTATTCATAAACATGCTGTAAAATCATCTCATTACTGAAGATGAATGTCTTATTTTGACTCTGGCAGGACACAGATGGTGACcatattattatttcttcagcagctgcttttgTAAATAACTATATATGAATATTGCAGATTTGGAAACATCGAAGCTCAGTGATTGTGTGTTCTGggttttctctcccctctcctgcAGGATGGACAGACTTCTGTGTCTGGACGGTGGAGGTATTAAGGGTCTTGTGCTCATCCAGATGCTGATCGCTCTGGAGAAAGAGGCCGGTCATCCCACCAGAGAGCTCTTTGACTGGGTGGCTGGCACAAGCACCGGTGGCATCCTGGCCCTGGCTATAATCCACGGTTTGggtgtttcctttttaaaccGCACAGTATTTTTCTGTAAGGCAGtatcacaacaataaaaattcTTTTATATGTAGGGAAGTCCATGGAGTACCTGCGCTGCTTATACTTCAGGATGAAGGAACAGGTGTTCAAGGGATCACGACCTTACGAGTCAGCACCTCTGGAGGACTTCCTTAAAAAAGAGTTTGGAGAGAACACTAAGATGACAGACGTAGAATACCCCAGGCAAGCAAATGGAAAATACTTTAATGTTAGCCAATTGATAGAATTAGCTGCACAGTGTAACCAcaaaaaaagtgcaaatataAAATCGGTATTCATAAAAACCTTCCTGGAAGGTTCAGTGCTGAGCCAATAATTTCCCATAAAGTAGGCTTTCGGGGAAGATTTGGTTTGCTTCTGCTGTTATATCAACCGGCTTTAACTACCTGACTTCTTCAGTtcgtggagaaaaaaacagaataactAATTTGTCACAAGTACTTTGACAATCTGAGATTTTCCTTTGCCCCAGAAAGCTGGAAAGTTTGTTTGAAACCACTGAATtagattaaaatacaaattgtATGTCTTTTGATGCAAAGGTTTGAAAGAGATCAAACTCAAATCTCACCTTGTTTCTCCCCAGGGTAATGGTGACCAGCGTTCTGGCAGACAGACATCCAGGCGAGCTGCACATCTTCAGGAACTATAACCCTCCCTCCGTCCGCAGAGAGCCCCCATATGCCACCACTGCCACATTTAAGCCCCTCACCATCCCACAAGGTAACACACTATTGCCTGTTGTGTTTGCTGACCTGCTGCCCAAGACATCAAATGTTTGAGGGATAGGGGAGTGTAGTGATTCTACCACTGGATGGCATCAGAGGAACACGTTTTCAAATGTTGCATTTCCTTAGTTTATATGAAACTTTGTCCTTGAACAAGTGCAGTAGTGCTGTGTTGTTTGAGTGTCAGCCATGTTGTTATTACAGGATGGGAGAATGAGGATGTGTTGATAGTAGGATACACAGAGGAGCCCACCAGAAAACGTAGGAAGGTGACAGATGAaggtgtgtgcatgcatgtgagcGATAGACCTAAAGGGACAGCTTCACCAAGAATTTAATTTGGACAGTCACAGATTTAATACCTcgcaaaattaaaatgtgtccaCATTTAAATGTGATTGTATGAATAATAAACACTTTGAGCAGATaaagaatattttattaatgttacaaagtcaaaaacatttcaacttaTCCTTATCCAACTTGTCTTTATACCAGAACAATTTGTGTGGCGAGCTGCCCGCTCCAGTGGTGCTGCTCCCACCTACTTCCGACCCATGGGCCGTTTTCTGGATGGAGGGCTGTTGGCCAACAACCCAACGCTGGATGCCATGTCCGAAATCCATCAATACAACAAAGCCTTAAAAGCAGAGGTATTGATAGCTGCATTCTAATTTTATTCCTCCGCTAAGGGAGGATGCTAACCCAAATggatttcacattaaataatttattcatctcttcctctttttgacTTCCCTGAAACTCCTCTCTCCAACAGGGCCGAACAGACAAGATCAAGAAGTTGGGTATAGTGGTCTCCCTTGGTACAGGTAAAACACTCTTTAGTTTTGTGGAATTGTTACATTTGTTCTACTACCAGaaccacacaggaaaaaaacaggaTTAAAAACTTCACTTCACTGTCTCTGTTTATTTACTTGTATCGCTTACGTGTGTGTCCAGGTAAACCTCCTCAGGTGGTGGTAAACTCTGTGGATGTTTTCCGGCCTTCCAATCCTCTGGAGCTGGCAAAGAGCTTTGTTGGAGCAAAAGAGCTTGGAAAGATGCTGGTGGACTGTGTGagtactttttttaaaaagctattCATGCAGTCAAGTTTTATTCtcaattcttttgttttatcttcttAATTTTTTCTTATATTGTGGACATCTCTATTATACAAATTCGCCTCTCTGACTGAACAGTGTACAGACTCTGATGGGTGTGCAGTGGACAGAGCCAAAGCCTGGTGTGAAATGATCGACACCATCTATCACAGGTCTGACAACCAGGAAGTGCTCCCTCTAGTCTCTGCCTTTTACTGAGTCCGCCTGCCCTCATCTGTTTCTCTGATGAAACTTCTTAATCACACCATCTACTCTTTTGCTCACTTCCTCTGTTCCCAAGTATCTAAAAATTTCCTCTGAAGCATTTTAAAGAATTCTGAAATGCTTCAACGGGGATATGTAATGCAATGTGACTGCTGTTTTATCACATCATACTACTCATTAATCATTAAGTTCTGAATAACTAGGACTTCCCGAGAAGCAGTGTAGATTTCATCATAACCTTCTCCAGACTTTTACACATGTTCTTTTTGATTGTGTCTTTGGACTCACTTTCAAATACCTGAACATAATAAGCAATGTCCAGTATAATTGAAAACTCTTTACAAATCACcctttttcattgtattttgcGCAGGTTGAGCCCCCAGCTATCACAGGAGGTGATGCTGGATGAGGTGAGTGATGCCGTCCTGGTGGACATGCTCTGGGAAACCCAGATGTATCTATACGAGAAGAGAGAGGTCCTCCAATCTCTGGCAAATGTTCTATTGAACAACTGAAAGCACGAGAAAATAACAAGGAGAGGCTGTAAAAGTGGagaacatggacacacacaagaGGCCTGGGTGTGTCAAAGTGTTTGCACAAGGCGCAAAGATGTGTTGATGTTGCCTTGGTGGTGTCTATTGAAAGACAGGTTATGTAGCATCATCTGACCTTATCACTGACCTTATTTTTATCTTGATTAATTAAGTTTACTGTTGGTATATAAACAGTAAAGGTAAGAGTTTGTTTTCCTTCGTGTATGTGAGAACGGAACATAAATGTAAAGGAAATGGGATCAGCTGAATCACACTGAAAGTATCTCATCTGGTGACAGAGGCACTGCCATTTAACTGtggtttttcctcttttctcagtgtttggcaaaaaaaaaaaacaaaacaacaaaaactgaccAGAATCCAATCTCTCATTGAATGTGATTAAACAGCAAAAATCCTTATtgttcttccttccttccttcctctttccctaGTACTCCCCCCTTTCCAAAGTTGTTCAGAATATACTGACAGTTTGCATGAGACTTTATGATCAGACGGGGTGCAGCATTGTTGGTGCAAGAGCTGCGAAAATACTGCCATGAAGGTGATTAAAAGGTTCTGCCTTATTTGTCTTTACCCAAATTTGTGCTGTTTCGTTTCTAATATCCACAACAATTTTTCCTACCTGTGCAGGTGATTTATACTGACAATATTTGACAAACATGCTTCCCCTTTGTACAGTGTTTTATCCTCCTGGTGTACTGTGAATCAGTCCTGGCACATATTTAACGTAGTGTTACCACAGGACTGCAAACTAGACTAAGGATCCACTTActtgaaagacaaacagacagaagacTCACTCCTACTTGCACTATGTAAACTCAAATACAAATAACttcttgtgttatttttttgtatctGGATTAATTATTGAAGTGTATACTGGTATggtaataaaatatattaatatttacttcAGCTGTACcatgactgatttttttttttttttttgatgttaaACTTTTGCGTAAAAAAACCTTGTGTTCTGCAGTTTATTTCGGTCCATGCATGACTTCCTCCCAATATTTTATCAATAAATTACTGtggacagtaaaaaaaacaaaaaaaacaacatctatcaatatttttcatataaagGAATTTGTTGTAATTAAATGGAAAAGGCATTGTATCGTTTCGCAGTAaaattgtcatcaaaatgttgCAAGCGTAGAGATGTCATTTAATTTAGGTGATTTTAGGTAACTTTTTAAACTcttcaataaaataattaattattcgCGAAACACGTCGTTAGCAGTCGCTAGCTTTAGCTTAGTTAGCGTCACTTCAGACACCAGCTCAGGTTGCTTAGCAACAAAAAGTTGGCTCGATCGCCTAGCACAGCTAGCTCTGGCTAGCAGTTTAGTTGAAACACGATAAATGTATTTgttcgtttatttatttatttatttatttttttgtgtgtgccatTTTGAGGAGACTGTAACAGAGGACATATTACTGAAAATTATCGAGGCTAGCAGTCAACCGAACCAGCGGGAGTAAAGAAGACAGCCATGTTCGTGCCGGGTGAGTTAGCTTactgaaacacaggaaaaacagaccCGATACTCAAATACATGTGAAATATAACATTGATCGATGCCCTGTGTTTGTACTTTATTCTATTTTagagaaataaataacttaacTTGCTAGCGTTAGCTTACGGCGTTGCTGTCTTGACTTTTCCAGCTAACCGCCTCGTTAATCCAACAGCCACAACCTCTGActtaatttgttatttattttgca contains:
- the pla2g6 gene encoding 85/88 kDa calcium-independent phospholipase A2 translates to MQFLGRLLDTVSSVSTLFTNPYRVRDVQLSDYGGGGKVLLKEEGRIVLYRNNQCQSWDCLLMCPETPTVVLRLFQVASEEDAMNWFPQYALKLRPFYETLPLKTETTQPIVDSIRNHPDWSSAHIAVETGLRECLKHNYVQSQINARDASGQTPLHVACERGDLMCVKELLEESQARTDIRDRNGETPMHFAAKQDSPQIIQILCSRLCAGVNELNNNKETPLHVACRLGRVEAVKALLDGGAKCNVIGGTGYPIHNAMKYSEKGCMEEILKADPGQLQAEDSLYGGTPLHWAKTSEMCRILLEHGCLVNYLSRTGETALHILTKRGRFEAAMVLLTHGANANLRGQDGNTALHLAMKMDHMELIKALIVFGADVKIHNDLGETPGLIAARTSKGPNRKILLDMLCSVGVQNCLPPSPGSPPPISYNAKSQGIGFEDIINMGAAIGAMSRGTSEVDNSKMGKKNKMDRLLCLDGGGIKGLVLIQMLIALEKEAGHPTRELFDWVAGTSTGGILALAIIHGKSMEYLRCLYFRMKEQVFKGSRPYESAPLEDFLKKEFGENTKMTDVEYPRVMVTSVLADRHPGELHIFRNYNPPSVRREPPYATTATFKPLTIPQEQFVWRAARSSGAAPTYFRPMGRFLDGGLLANNPTLDAMSEIHQYNKALKAEGRTDKIKKLGIVVSLGTGKPPQVVVNSVDVFRPSNPLELAKSFVGAKELGKMLVDCCTDSDGCAVDRAKAWCEMIDTIYHRLSPQLSQEVMLDEVSDAVLVDMLWETQMYLYEKREVLQSLANVLLNN